From the genome of Oryza glaberrima chromosome 1, OglaRS2, whole genome shotgun sequence:
CACTAGCAGCTCTGCTAAATAAACCGAAACTGATCACCAGCgcatggattaattaattagctagctttTGGTGGTTGAGGTTAGTGCAATCGTGAGTTCGTGACAGTGAGTTAATAGCAGCATGATCACTTTGATCAGGTTGGTTACGTACCTTGCAGTGAATGTGTCAGTACGCCTGTCATAGCGGAGGTGGGCGTCGTAGCACGACAGCACGAACCCGACATGCCCGTCCTGCTAAAGATATTCTTCAATTGTTAAACCAAAACGAAACCGTGATACTCCTACCTAAAATGTAGTGATAGGCTGATAGCCATAATCAATAGTACTGTGTCAAGATAGTTAAACCTCAATTGAATACGAGTAGTTAAGGCCTTAATAGGAAGTTGTTTCcattactaaaaaaaaagttgagccTTTATTACAGCTAGAAAACGAGTggatttttagattttttttttttgagaatggaTTTTTAGATTTTTACCTCGCGGTTGTACACCTGTGCGGGGAACGAGAACTCGCCGCACTCCACCGCGCGGTACCAGGCGGCCACCGTGTCGGTCGCCGGCGAGGGgagtggcgacggcgtggcggcggcgggctcggcggcgacggcgttgcCCTTGAGCCAGCGACAGGTGATCCAAGAGAAGGGCCACGCGCAGGCCAGCGAGTCCGCCAAGCTCCTCCGCCTGGCCGGCCGCGGCAGCGCGCCGGAGCTCCGCCGTGCGGCCAGCTCCGCCTCCCACTCcttgcgcgcggcggcgccgagcacgCGCCCCCACTTCCGGTTGACGTGGCGCCCCCACAGGGTGTCCGCGGAGCAGCGGTCCCTGAGCGCGACGCACACGCACGCCATCGCCgcgagcgacggcggctccAGCTCCTCGAGGACGCGCTCCAGCGCAAGCTCCGGCAGGTCGAGCagcgggagcgcggcggcgttcagctccgcctccgtctccccctcctccctcgccgccaatGCGGGCTCCGGCTTCGCCTTGGACGGCATTATCCTCACcccccgctcccgctccctcTCCTTGTTGCTGCttccgccgccttcgccgccccACGCacacgcggcggaggcggagtggTGCAGCAGCTCGCGCACGAGCAGGAGCGCGACGAGGCCGAGCTCCCGCACGAGCTTGCAGTGCTTGTGCGTGGCGGCGGGCGCGACGAGCATCAGCGTGAAGGCCGGGAGGGTGGATATAAGGAGCAGCTGAAGCATCTcagggagaagaaaaagaaaaaaggagagagaaaaaaaaaagcgagcaCCAATCCAAGTAAAGCCGCCTTCTTCTTTCTTGTCTACCGAGGACGACGCgctcccgcgcccgcgcccgcggaCGAGCAGCCTCTTGTAATCttgctgttgttgttggtggtggtggagtggtGCGTTGCGGGCGCGATGCGATGCGGTGCCGGtgcgcgcggtggtggtggaggtggtggtggtggtgcaacGAACGACAGCGCTGCGTGCGTGGACTGCGCgggcgagagagggagaggtggcagGATAGGGCGCGGCCCCACGCGGCCCCGGAAAGCGGGGACAGTGGCGACGAGGTGGCGACGGCAGCTTTGCAGCCGAATGATTCCTGCCTCCCCCTGCCGCCCTCCTCTACCTCGCCTCGCGTCGCGTCGTCGCTCGCCGATGCCACTGCCCTCTTCTGCTTTCTTGGCGCCAGCCACAGCCACCGCTGCCCCCACCCAAAAGCTTCCCACAGTAGCAGCACTAGTACTCTAGTAGTCTCGTAGTCGTCTACCAGTATACTCCTACCACGGAGAAGAGAACATGGTCATGGCCTGCTTGCTGGTGATCACCTTGCCTTTGCCCATGGCAAACAACATAGTACCACTGCCGCGGTTGGCTGGCTGCGGGTTCGTTGTGCGCCTTTGTTTTTGTTCGTGGAGGATTTGGTTGGTGGGTTTTAGgtgggatatatatatatgtgtgcggATTTGGCTCGGtgaagaggaggggggaggggagggcaaTTTGTGGGTTAATGCTGTGAACATGAAGTTTTCCGAGAAAAATGATGGTGATCTCCTCCTTTTGTAGGTTCGGAGACGGCAGTTGGTGGGTGAAGAAAACCACCTGCTTCTACTTGCCAACTCCGACGAACACCTTGTACCAAACCACCAAATTTTTTCTCCCTGCTGCCGCAACATGTAAGCAACCAGCAGCAAACCAACAGTATTTTATCTCTATTGCACGTCAGCAACCAGCAGTACTcgctctttcttcttctttttcttttcgtcTTTCACTGGGATGGATGACCCTTGCGTCAAGATCTCACTCCTTGTgcactcaaaaaaaaatatactatgaCATTACGTGTTCGTTTCGGAAAGATTGTTTAGGTCGGCTGGTGAGAGTTGGTTAAGCTAAGCAGCCAAACTTAAACGTGGCCGTGTGTGCGCATGTGTGCAAGCGAGGGTACGGAGAAAACAATGCGACGATGATGCTGGCACGAGCACGTCCCACCACCAAAAGTCCCAAACGCCTCGTTTGCTCAGATCTCGCGAGCGCGACGCGCACAAAACCTGGCGTTTTGTAGCGCATCAGCCTATAGCTGCTGCAGTGCTGCACACTGCAGCGGTCAAAAGTTGGATTGAGAATTTGAgatacgcacgcacgcacgcacgcacgcagcaGCTAGCGACGACACGCTGCTCTGTTTAAAAACTATTCTTTCCCCTTCCGGCCGGGGTGGATGGGGGGCAAGATTTGGTGTCATGTTGTGGTTAATCTACTCAGGGTGGCCTTTTGTGGAAAGATACCAAGTTAACTAATTAATCCGGCCACCATTAGTTTGGTGTAGCTCATTGTGCTTCGCCGAGAGGCTTCCACCGCATGgtactattattatttttttgcatgGACTGTGCACCAATGCAATGCACGATCTGTGGCATGCTTTTTCTCGTGCTAACTGAACGGTGCATACAAGAATAGGGATTCCGTCTTTTGTTCTCTTTACGAGATACGATCAAAACTGAACCAGCACGGATATGCACTTATTTTAAGCGCAAGGGATAAACGAGAAAAAGGAGGATTACAAGTACGGGTGCCATTTTCTTATTCTTTGATTTTTGGTTGACTAATTGGACAAGTACTACTGTACAGTACTACCTGACATCTGAACCGGCACTGCTGGGTCGCTTGGGCGGCTAGTtcggcaacgataacacctCTACCGCGATATGGGAGCTGTTATGTCGCTTTTGTGTTTAGCTTGACAGTGACGTCTTGCATTTGGGCTCCGCCATCGTTGTTAGTTGTGTAGCGATGGGTTTCAGCAGGTTTTCATGTAATTAACCGTAAAATTGTATGATTTTCGGGCCCgattttccttataaactggatcaattcttttcttctaaatataaaagtggaacaaagtttcatCTTAGGTTTCAAAAATGACATCTGAACAGCCACACGAACTGAGTGTACTCAAATTGACCGGCCTATCCGAAGTTCTCAACATAAATAGAGGAGATTCTGCAAGATTGCAAAACAAACAACCACATGCTGGTCGCAGTTTATAACTACTCGTCTTAATCCTTTCACTTTAAACTATTTATCATTTCAGTTTTACTCTAAGTTAATCATTTTATAAtttaatcaatatttttaaaaaagttatataatttAGCAACATGCGAATTATATATTGTGAAGTATCATAAATTTTATTATGTTAGACTatgaatttctaaaaattaatgatcaaagttatttttttctttaaaattaaCTATACCAAACATTGTgagattttatattaatatagtagaaaaaatatatattgattaaAGTTAGAAATGTTTGATTTAAACAAATTTACAAGTATAAGTATTTTAAACCGGTGGGAGTATTATCTTCTGTGAATTAAAAAACCTTTTATTTATGGACGATTTGATCTGGTTTCTTCATCCTGCGGCGATGCGATACCCTGCATGTTTAGTTCATGATTCGATTCTTTAACCCAAAACATGTCTTTACACGTGTTGGAAATGGAATGCTCCTGAAGgactttttgtttttctttttcagctcaAAGAGAGCAGGAACGTTCCTACTATATTTATTCGCTTTAATCGTGGTAGAAAAGCGAAAGATAATGTGTTACTCTACTGCCTCTTTTTGGTAGCAACAGATCACGTGCTCGAACTGGGCCAAGAGGCGGCTTTCAGTCAGCAATAATCACAAGGTTCATAGGGGATGGCTTCAGAGAAACACCAATCGAGCCGTCGAGGTGCCGTGCTAGATTGGTAGATTCAGAAATGACTCTGAAAAGCTGGAGCAGCCAACAATAAGCGAAAGGGGCAATTgtaaatttaccactactttaaATCGTTATTATAAAACTGCcactaataaattataaaaatattactatcatTCAAGTGGCATCcttgtaaaattaaaataactggTGGTAAATTTACAAATGCCCAAAGCGAAAACGTTTATCATCCTACCTCTGCCGAAAGTGTAAAGTCCGGTATGGAGACAAAATTCGATGCTgacatatgaatatatgatccGTTCCGGCGGATCCATTTCGATGCTAGCTGGGCACGCAAAGGAAGCTTCATTGGTGACGGTTCttgggccgagtttagttacaaacattttcttcaaacttttaatttttctatcatattaaaattttctacagatacaaacttttaacttttctgtcacatcattttaatttcaactaaacttttaattttagcgtgaactaaacaaacCCTAGGTTTCAGTTGCTAAACTCTGTTTGTTAAGTTATTATCGCTGGTGCCTGACTGTTCTCGAGCACGACGCCATGTGACGCAAACAGGGCGTAACAGGTGCACCACTGTTCCGGATCGACGTGATCGAATCACCAGTTCACCACGCCAGATGAGCATGATAAACCATAAATGCTTTGCCGATCTCCAAACGATCGTCTCGCGCGCCCGCTACGGCCCATAGCAATCAAcgcaccgccatggccgcccgcccgcccgcccgcccgccggcggcggaaccATGATTAAGACGTCGACGGAATTGATTGTGGAGCAGCATGTGCCCGGCCTCAAGTTGTCTCAACTCTCAACCGCGCGTCCTCTAGGTAtggagaaaaactaaaaaacggCTTGCGAAGTTGCGAccagaggaggagagga
Proteins encoded in this window:
- the LOC127754722 gene encoding F-box protein At2g26850-like isoform X1; translated protein: MLQLLLISTLPAFTLMLVAPAATHKHCKLVRELGLVALLLVRELLHHSASAACAWGGEGGGSSNKERERERGVRIMPSKAKPEPALAAREEGETEAELNAAALPLLDLPELALERVLEELEPPSLAAMACVCVALRDRCSADTLWGRHVNRKWGRVLGAAARKEWEAELAARRSSGALPRPARRRSLADSLACAWPFSWITCRWLKGNAVAAEPAAATPSPLPSPATDTVAAWYRAVECGEFSFPAQVYNREQDGHVGFVLSCYDAHLRYDRRTDTFTARYPPHGRKPAKEESGVQWSRVRSPPVSTPAHDLHASGCLGDLRPGDHFEIQWRKNKDFPYGWWYGVVGHQETCNANEHLCRCHEDDMVVLEFKHYAAGSRWRQTTVSRKDHREKGDETDGFYGGIRKLQTSDEISTWRKFWPVDVLN
- the LOC127754722 gene encoding F-box protein At2g26850-like isoform X2, giving the protein MLQLLLISTLPAFTLMLVAPAATHKHCKLVRELGLVALLLVRELLHHSASAACAWGGEGGGSSNKERERERGVRIMPSKAKPEPALAAREEGETEAELNAAALPLLDLPELALERVLEELEPPSLAAMACVCVALRDRCSADTLWGRHVNRKWGRVLGAAARKEWEAELAARRSSGALPRPARRRSLADSLACAWPFSWITCRWLKGNAVAAEPAAATPSPLPSPATDTVAAWYRAVECGEFSFPAQVYNREDGHVGFVLSCYDAHLRYDRRTDTFTARYPPHGRKPAKEESGVQWSRVRSPPVSTPAHDLHASGCLGDLRPGDHFEIQWRKNKDFPYGWWYGVVGHQETCNANEHLCRCHEDDMVVLEFKHYAAGSRWRQTTVSRKDHREKGDETDGFYGGIRKLQTSDEISTWRKFWPVDVLN